A window of Streptomyces gilvosporeus contains these coding sequences:
- a CDS encoding ABC transporter ATP-binding protein produces the protein MGDNALMSDVLELVDVSVVREGRALVEQVSWSVKEGERWVILGPNGAGKTTLLNVASSYLFPSTGSATVLGEKLGRVDVFDLRPRIGIAGIALADKLPRSQTVLETVLTAAYGMTAHWQESYEDVDEQRARAFLDRLGMNDYLDRKFGTLSEGERKRTLIARAMMTDPELLLLDEPAAGLDLGGREDLVRRLGRLARDPYAPSMIMVTHHVEEIPPGFTHVLMIRQGKVLAAGPLDLELTSSNLSHCFGLPLVVEHNNGRWTAQGLPLA, from the coding sequence ATGGGAGACAACGCGCTCATGAGCGATGTGCTGGAGCTGGTGGACGTATCCGTGGTCCGCGAAGGACGGGCTCTGGTGGAGCAGGTCTCCTGGTCGGTGAAGGAGGGGGAGCGCTGGGTGATCCTCGGCCCCAACGGCGCCGGCAAGACCACCCTCCTGAACGTGGCCTCCAGCTACCTCTTCCCGTCCACCGGCAGCGCCACCGTCCTCGGCGAGAAGCTCGGCCGGGTCGACGTCTTCGACCTGCGCCCGCGCATCGGCATCGCCGGTATCGCCCTCGCCGACAAGCTGCCGCGCAGCCAGACGGTGCTGGAGACCGTGCTCACCGCCGCGTACGGCATGACCGCGCACTGGCAGGAGAGCTACGAGGACGTCGACGAGCAGCGCGCCCGCGCCTTCCTCGACCGCCTCGGCATGAACGACTACCTCGACCGGAAGTTCGGCACCCTCTCCGAGGGCGAGCGCAAGCGCACCCTGATCGCCCGCGCCATGATGACCGACCCCGAGCTCCTCCTCCTGGACGAGCCCGCCGCCGGCCTCGACCTCGGCGGCCGCGAGGACCTCGTCCGCCGGCTGGGCCGTCTCGCGCGTGACCCGTACGCCCCCTCGATGATCATGGTCACCCACCACGTCGAGGAGATCCCCCCGGGCTTCACCCACGTCCTGATGATCCGTCAGGGCAAGGTGCTCGCGGCCGGCCCCCTCGACCTCGAACTCACCTCCAGCAACCTCTCCCACTGCTTCGGCCTCCCCCTCGTCGTCGAACACAACAACGGCCGCTGGAC